A region of Natribaculum luteum DNA encodes the following proteins:
- the bioB gene encoding biotin synthase BioB, whose amino-acid sequence MVYETGNRTVDDALERVFAGEQLDRTDGLALIAQPVEPLAEAGAAVRDHFGDGTVDACSIVNAKAGNCAEDCGFCAQSVHFDTGIETYDFIGPKAVLEAAKRAEHDGAQRFGIVVAERGVSKEKRPEEWAEVLEAIRLVREECDLEIDASLGILTEEEAAILADEGIQHYNHNIETSPNYFPEVVGTHEFEDRVATLEVAREAGMDLCAGVILGMGETPTDRVDAAIALQEIGISSLPVNVLNPIAGTELGGETPEITTEEIVKTVAVYRLLHPEARVRLTGGREANLAPDEQHLPLEAGADGILTGDYLSTEGQSPGEDIEIVERAGLEPNRSVNDFDPEAVKARGRDDPVEPAVGTVESNASVESSDD is encoded by the coding sequence GTGGTTTACGAGACGGGAAATCGGACGGTAGACGACGCACTCGAGCGGGTGTTCGCCGGCGAGCAACTCGATCGAACTGACGGGTTGGCGCTGATCGCCCAGCCTGTCGAACCGCTCGCGGAGGCGGGAGCCGCCGTTCGCGATCATTTCGGCGACGGCACGGTCGACGCCTGCTCGATCGTCAACGCGAAGGCGGGCAACTGCGCGGAAGACTGCGGCTTCTGTGCGCAGTCGGTCCACTTCGATACGGGCATCGAGACGTACGACTTCATCGGCCCGAAGGCAGTCCTCGAGGCCGCGAAACGCGCCGAACACGACGGCGCCCAGCGATTCGGCATCGTCGTCGCGGAACGGGGCGTCTCGAAAGAGAAGCGCCCCGAGGAGTGGGCGGAGGTCCTCGAGGCCATCCGGCTGGTTCGCGAGGAGTGTGACCTCGAGATCGACGCCTCGCTCGGCATCCTCACCGAGGAGGAAGCCGCGATTCTGGCCGACGAGGGTATCCAGCACTACAATCACAACATCGAGACCTCGCCGAACTACTTCCCCGAGGTCGTCGGCACACACGAGTTCGAAGACCGCGTCGCCACCCTCGAGGTGGCCAGGGAGGCCGGCATGGACCTCTGTGCGGGCGTCATCCTCGGGATGGGCGAGACGCCCACCGATCGGGTCGACGCTGCCATCGCCTTACAGGAGATCGGGATCTCCTCGCTGCCGGTGAACGTCCTCAACCCCATCGCCGGCACCGAACTCGGCGGCGAGACGCCGGAGATCACGACCGAGGAGATCGTCAAGACGGTCGCAGTCTACCGACTCTTGCACCCGGAGGCTCGAGTGCGCCTCACCGGTGGCAGGGAGGCGAACCTCGCCCCCGACGAACAGCATCTGCCGCTCGAGGCGGGTGCGGACGGCATCCTCACCGGCGACTACCTCTCGACGGAGGGGCAGTCGCCCGGCGAGGACATCGAGATCGTCGAACGCGCCGGGCTCGAGCCCAACCGATCGGTAAACGACTTCGATCCCGAGGCCGTGAAAGCTCGCGGTCGGGACGACCCGGTCGAGCCCGCCGTCGGCACCGTCGAGAGCAACGCCAGCGTAGAATCGAGCGACGACTGA
- the rbcL gene encoding type III ribulose-bisphosphate carboxylase: MTGIEYDDFLDLEYEPSETELVCEFTVEPGEGMSMESAASRVASESSNGTWAALHVDEDEFTDLGAVACGIDGDEITVAYPADLFEEGSMAQILSCIAGNIMGMKAVETIRLEDCRWPETIVEGFPGPLFGPDVATEKLDADDRPVLATVPKPKVGLSTAAHARVGEEAWLGGVDLLKDDENLTDQAFNPFEDRLAESLAARDRAQEETGERKDYLVNVTGETTEMLERVDLVAEHGGGFVMVDVITSGWSAVQSVRERAADHGLAIHAHRAMHAAFDRLEYHGVSMRVLAQIARLCGVDHLHTGTAGLGKLENEDTPGINEWLTSDLYGLNPVLPVASGGLHPGVVDQLLEALGTDIIVQAGGGIHGHPDGTRTGARALRQSVDASMAGVPLEEYADDHDELATALEKWGAETPR; the protein is encoded by the coding sequence ATGACTGGAATCGAGTACGACGACTTCCTCGACCTCGAGTACGAACCGTCGGAGACCGAGCTGGTCTGTGAGTTTACCGTCGAACCGGGCGAAGGGATGTCGATGGAGAGCGCGGCGAGTCGCGTCGCCTCCGAATCGTCGAACGGGACCTGGGCCGCCCTCCACGTCGACGAGGACGAGTTCACCGACCTCGGGGCGGTCGCCTGCGGAATCGACGGCGACGAGATCACCGTGGCCTACCCCGCCGACCTGTTCGAGGAGGGGAGCATGGCGCAGATCCTCTCGTGTATCGCGGGCAACATCATGGGGATGAAGGCTGTCGAGACGATCCGACTCGAGGACTGTCGCTGGCCCGAGACGATCGTCGAGGGATTCCCGGGCCCACTGTTCGGGCCAGACGTGGCGACGGAAAAACTCGACGCGGACGACCGCCCCGTGCTTGCGACGGTGCCGAAGCCGAAGGTCGGCCTCTCGACGGCGGCACACGCCCGCGTCGGCGAGGAGGCGTGGCTCGGTGGCGTCGACCTGCTGAAAGACGACGAGAACCTCACCGACCAGGCGTTCAACCCGTTCGAGGATCGCCTCGCCGAGAGCCTCGCCGCGCGCGACCGCGCCCAGGAGGAGACGGGCGAACGCAAAGACTACCTCGTCAACGTCACCGGGGAGACGACGGAGATGCTAGAACGGGTCGACCTCGTCGCCGAACACGGCGGCGGCTTCGTCATGGTCGACGTAATCACGTCGGGCTGGTCGGCCGTCCAGTCGGTCCGCGAGCGCGCCGCCGACCACGGTCTCGCGATCCACGCCCACCGCGCGATGCACGCCGCCTTCGACCGACTCGAGTACCACGGCGTCTCGATGCGCGTACTCGCACAGATCGCCCGCCTCTGTGGCGTCGATCACCTCCACACCGGCACCGCGGGACTGGGCAAACTCGAGAACGAGGACACGCCGGGGATCAACGAGTGGCTCACGTCGGACCTGTACGGGCTGAATCCCGTCCTGCCGGTCGCCTCCGGCGGCCTCCACCCGGGCGTCGTCGACCAGTTGCTCGAGGCGCTGGGGACGGACATTATCGTCCAGGCCGGTGGCGGCATCCACGGCCACCCGGACGGCACTCGAACCGGCGCGAGGGCGCTCAGGCAGTCCGTCGACGCCTCGATGGCGGGCGTCCCGCTCGAGGAGTACGCCGACGACCACGACGAGCTGGCGACGGCCCTCGAGAAGTGGGGCGCGGAGACGCCGCGGTGA
- the trxA gene encoding thioredoxin: MDETDELERIREKKREELRKRAEREQQAASSPDTPVSVTGSGHFQEVVDRHPIVLVDFYADWCGPCQMLAPTLETIAAETTATVAKVDTDAHQRLAQQHGVQGLPTLVLFVDGEPVERLVGMQNEATLRQVISNHQPA, translated from the coding sequence ATGGACGAGACCGACGAACTCGAGCGGATTCGTGAGAAGAAGCGAGAAGAGCTGCGCAAGCGCGCCGAGCGCGAACAGCAGGCCGCCTCGAGTCCCGACACGCCGGTTTCGGTGACGGGATCGGGGCACTTCCAGGAGGTCGTCGACCGTCACCCGATCGTCCTCGTGGACTTCTACGCCGACTGGTGTGGGCCCTGCCAGATGCTCGCGCCGACGCTCGAGACGATCGCCGCGGAGACGACGGCGACCGTCGCGAAAGTCGACACCGACGCCCACCAGCGGCTCGCCCAGCAACACGGCGTGCAGGGACTGCCGACGCTGGTGCTCTTCGTCGACGGCGAACCGGTCGAACGACTCGTCGGCATGCAAAACGAGGCGACGCTCCGGCAGGTAATCTCGAACCACCAGCCAGCGTAG
- the sucD gene encoding succinate--CoA ligase subunit alpha: MSVLVDEDTRVVVQGITGGEGKFHARQMMEYGTNVVAGAVPGKGGQDVDGVPVYDTVDQAVEEEDADTSVIFVPPAFAGDAIFEALDTDLDLAVAITEGIPTQDMAKVNKRLTETDTRLIGPNCPGLITPGESKLGILPGNIFESGNVGLVSRSGTLTYQVVDSLTQRGIGQTTAIGIGGDPIIGTSFIDALELFENDPETEAIVMCGEIGGEDEEQAAAYIDEHVDTPVAGFIAGRTAPPGKRMGHAGAIVSGSGTGTAESKINALNDAGVPVGDTPEEVADHIEEFL; the protein is encoded by the coding sequence ATGAGCGTACTCGTCGACGAAGACACTCGCGTCGTGGTACAGGGCATCACTGGCGGCGAGGGCAAGTTCCACGCCCGCCAGATGATGGAGTACGGCACCAACGTGGTCGCCGGTGCGGTCCCCGGCAAAGGTGGCCAGGACGTCGACGGCGTCCCCGTCTACGACACCGTCGACCAGGCCGTCGAGGAGGAAGACGCCGACACCTCGGTCATCTTCGTCCCGCCGGCGTTCGCCGGTGACGCGATCTTCGAGGCTCTCGATACGGACCTCGATCTGGCAGTCGCCATCACCGAGGGTATCCCGACCCAGGACATGGCCAAAGTCAACAAGCGCCTCACCGAGACGGACACCCGTCTCATCGGCCCGAACTGTCCCGGCCTCATCACCCCCGGCGAGTCCAAGCTGGGCATCCTGCCCGGCAACATCTTCGAGTCGGGTAACGTCGGCCTCGTCTCCCGCTCGGGCACCCTGACCTACCAGGTCGTCGATAGCCTCACCCAGCGCGGAATCGGGCAGACTACCGCGATCGGCATCGGTGGCGACCCGATCATCGGCACGAGCTTCATCGACGCGCTCGAGCTCTTCGAGAACGACCCCGAGACGGAAGCCATCGTCATGTGCGGTGAGATCGGCGGCGAGGACGAAGAGCAGGCCGCGGCCTACATCGACGAACACGTCGACACGCCCGTCGCCGGCTTCATCGCTGGTCGCACGGCCCCGCCAGGAAAGCGCATGGGTCACGCCGGCGCGATCGTCTCCGGCTCCGGCACCGGCACGGCAGAGAGCAAGATCAACGCCCTGAACGACGCGGGCGTCCCAGTCGGCGACACTCCCGAGGAGGTCGCCGACCACATCGAAGAGTTCCTGTAA
- the sucC gene encoding ADP-forming succinate--CoA ligase subunit beta encodes MKLHEYQAKQVFADAGIPTPESKLASDVDGVLAAAEEIGYPVAIKAQVQVGGRGKAGGIKLAEDEEEAREAADAILGMDLKGYYVDRVLVEQAVDFTDELYVGITMDRGEGKPVAMVSTKGGVNIEEVAEEDPDAIAREHVDPSFGMMPYQARKAVYDAGVDCDLARGVSSVLSTLYDLWEEKDGSDAEINPLMVTSDDEVIAADAVMNIDEDALFRQPELAEMEEEAAGGDELEQKADEYGFDYVRLEGNTGIIGNGAGLVMTTLDLVDYYGGEPANFLDVGGGAKADRIANALDMVFSDDNVESVVFNIFGGITRGDEVAKGINEALEQFDEIPKPVVVRLAGTNWEEGMEILNEDLVTVEQTLEDAVQRAVEYAEEVNE; translated from the coding sequence ATGAAACTGCACGAGTATCAGGCGAAGCAGGTCTTCGCCGATGCCGGAATCCCGACGCCGGAGTCGAAATTGGCTTCGGACGTCGACGGCGTCCTGGCCGCGGCCGAGGAGATCGGCTACCCGGTCGCGATCAAGGCGCAGGTACAGGTCGGCGGCCGCGGAAAGGCCGGCGGGATCAAACTCGCCGAGGACGAGGAGGAAGCCCGTGAGGCGGCCGACGCCATTCTCGGGATGGATCTCAAAGGCTACTACGTCGACCGCGTGCTGGTCGAGCAGGCAGTCGACTTCACTGACGAACTCTACGTCGGAATCACGATGGACCGCGGCGAGGGCAAGCCCGTCGCGATGGTCTCGACGAAAGGCGGCGTCAACATCGAGGAGGTCGCCGAGGAGGACCCCGACGCGATCGCGCGCGAACACGTCGACCCCTCCTTCGGCATGATGCCCTACCAGGCACGCAAGGCCGTCTACGACGCGGGCGTCGACTGCGACCTCGCTCGTGGCGTCTCGAGCGTCCTCTCGACGCTGTACGATCTCTGGGAGGAAAAAGACGGCAGCGACGCCGAGATCAACCCGCTGATGGTCACTTCTGACGACGAGGTCATCGCGGCCGACGCCGTGATGAACATCGACGAGGACGCGCTGTTCCGCCAGCCCGAACTCGCCGAGATGGAAGAGGAGGCCGCCGGCGGCGACGAACTCGAGCAGAAGGCCGACGAGTACGGCTTCGACTACGTCCGACTCGAGGGCAACACGGGGATCATCGGCAACGGTGCCGGTCTCGTCATGACCACGCTCGACCTCGTCGACTACTACGGCGGCGAGCCCGCGAACTTCCTCGACGTCGGTGGCGGCGCGAAAGCCGATCGGATCGCGAACGCACTCGATATGGTGTTTTCCGACGACAACGTCGAGAGCGTCGTCTTCAACATCTTCGGCGGCATCACTCGCGGCGACGAGGTCGCCAAAGGGATCAACGAAGCACTCGAGCAGTTCGACGAGATCCCCAAGCCGGTCGTCGTCCGTCTGGCCGGCACCAACTGGGAGGAAGGTATGGAAATTCTCAACGAGGACCTCGTGACGGTCGAACAGACCCTCGAGGATGCGGTCCAGCGTGCTGTCGAGTACGCTGAGGAGGTGAACGAATAA
- a CDS encoding helix-turn-helix transcriptional regulator — MGRESLAEIEFLVRSTCRVRILEALTECGSLTSAELRREIGVVRTTVQRNLDALEERGLVHSVADGYEITIAGELVATGIGEMTETVAFIERAKAVLSQLTEADVPLDVDPQALVDATVVEATAANPYAPVESHLKTLTTTARTRAVLPATSADALETARSAAESGATAEIVLADEVVETVQSTPTLREHFESLADLENVTIYQYDGEVPYYLGILDDAVQIGVHDEAGIPQALLESTDDDVREWATERYEAYRRDAEPLA, encoded by the coding sequence ATGGGGAGGGAGTCGCTAGCTGAGATCGAGTTTCTCGTCCGCTCTACCTGTCGGGTACGAATTCTCGAGGCACTGACCGAATGCGGGTCCCTGACCAGTGCGGAGTTACGGCGAGAGATCGGCGTCGTTCGGACGACTGTACAGCGAAACCTCGACGCACTCGAGGAACGCGGGCTGGTTCACTCGGTCGCCGACGGATACGAGATCACGATCGCGGGAGAACTCGTCGCGACGGGCATCGGCGAGATGACCGAGACGGTGGCGTTTATCGAGCGAGCGAAAGCCGTGTTGAGCCAACTTACTGAGGCAGACGTTCCCCTGGACGTCGATCCGCAGGCGCTGGTCGACGCGACGGTCGTCGAGGCGACGGCCGCGAACCCGTACGCGCCGGTCGAGAGTCATCTGAAGACGCTGACGACGACCGCACGCACGAGAGCGGTCCTTCCCGCGACGTCGGCAGACGCACTCGAGACGGCGCGGTCGGCCGCCGAATCGGGAGCCACCGCGGAGATCGTCCTCGCTGACGAGGTCGTCGAGACGGTGCAGTCGACCCCGACTCTTCGCGAGCACTTCGAGTCGCTGGCCGACCTGGAGAACGTCACGATCTACCAGTACGACGGCGAGGTTCCGTACTACCTGGGCATCCTCGACGACGCCGTCCAGATCGGCGTCCACGACGAGGCCGGCATTCCGCAGGCGTTGCTCGAGTCGACGGACGACGACGTCAGGGAGTGGGCGACGGAGCGGTACGAGGCGTACAGGAGAGACGCAGAGCCCCTCGCGTAA
- a CDS encoding universal stress protein: MYDRILVPTDGSETADLAVDHALEVASRHDAECHVLYVADTNEPSLVRIEGSVRDVLESEGEEIVTAAVERARERGVSVRDDVVQGHPAEAICEYATAYEIDLVVMGAHSGDPGQHRLGSVTEQVIRSADVPVLTVREPGALPSYETVLLPTDGSDVAASALEVAVEVADRNDATLHVVSVVDTTGIGFDVLTSPAEAIEATRTVVDDAAERAREEGEGVDVVTAVERGSPWREIGTYVDDHDVDLVVMGTHGRGGIERYLLGSVTEKVVRTSPVPVVTVRSGDRNLESDQ, encoded by the coding sequence ATGTACGACCGAATCCTGGTCCCGACCGACGGGAGCGAGACGGCCGACCTCGCCGTCGACCACGCACTCGAGGTCGCGTCGCGCCACGACGCGGAATGCCACGTGCTGTACGTCGCGGACACGAACGAACCGAGTCTCGTTCGAATCGAGGGGAGCGTCCGCGACGTCCTCGAGAGCGAAGGCGAAGAGATCGTCACGGCGGCGGTCGAGCGAGCGAGAGAGCGAGGCGTCTCCGTACGAGACGACGTCGTCCAGGGCCACCCGGCGGAGGCGATCTGTGAGTACGCGACCGCGTACGAGATCGACCTCGTCGTGATGGGTGCCCACAGCGGCGACCCTGGACAGCACCGACTCGGGAGCGTCACAGAGCAGGTGATTCGATCCGCCGACGTGCCGGTCCTGACGGTCCGTGAACCGGGGGCGTTACCGTCGTACGAGACCGTCCTCCTGCCGACCGACGGGAGCGACGTCGCCGCGAGCGCGCTCGAGGTCGCCGTCGAGGTCGCCGACCGAAACGATGCGACGTTGCACGTCGTCTCCGTCGTCGACACGACCGGGATCGGGTTCGACGTGCTCACGTCTCCCGCCGAAGCCATCGAGGCGACCCGGACCGTCGTCGACGACGCCGCAGAGCGCGCCCGGGAAGAGGGCGAGGGGGTCGACGTCGTGACGGCAGTCGAACGCGGCTCACCCTGGCGGGAGATCGGCACGTACGTCGACGACCACGACGTCGACCTCGTCGTGATGGGCACGCACGGCCGTGGCGGTATCGAGCGCTACCTCCTGGGAAGCGTCACCGAGAAGGTGGTCCGCACCAGTCCGGTCCCGGTGGTGACCGTTCGATCCGGCGATCGAAATCTCGAGTCAGACCAGTAA
- a CDS encoding VIT1/CCC1 transporter family protein — translation MADIRELLRKEDVRSISRRYFISNGFDGTLTSIGVIVGAYLSGVPDGLTVFKIGLGAAVGLGTSGVWSVWEIERAEKQAEIVRIERAMLTDLEDTKVQRDQVGARKVNAVASGIGPLIGIILPLLPFLLHEIYLSLLEATLVGIAIGVLVLFSFGAYLGSISKQNWIVAGVRMGLAGLVVAFLNLFLPG, via the coding sequence ATGGCCGACATTCGCGAACTGCTCCGCAAGGAGGACGTCAGGTCGATCTCGCGGCGGTACTTCATCTCTAACGGCTTCGACGGCACGCTGACGAGCATCGGCGTCATCGTCGGCGCGTACCTGTCGGGCGTCCCAGACGGCCTCACGGTGTTCAAGATCGGCCTCGGGGCGGCCGTCGGGCTGGGAACGTCGGGCGTCTGGAGCGTCTGGGAGATCGAACGGGCCGAAAAACAAGCCGAGATCGTGCGGATCGAACGTGCCATGCTGACCGACCTCGAGGACACGAAAGTCCAGCGAGACCAGGTCGGCGCGCGGAAAGTCAACGCGGTCGCCAGCGGCATCGGTCCGCTGATCGGCATCATCCTCCCGCTGCTCCCGTTCTTGCTCCACGAGATCTACCTGTCGCTGCTCGAGGCGACGCTCGTCGGCATCGCGATCGGCGTACTCGTGTTGTTCAGCTTCGGCGCGTACCTCGGGTCGATCTCGAAACAGAACTGGATCGTCGCTGGCGTCCGCATGGGACTTGCGGGACTCGTCGTGGCGTTTCTCAACCTGTTTCTCCCGGGTTGA
- a CDS encoding DUF211 domain-containing protein yields MTVPIQRLVLDLLKPHEPGIVEFAETVAACDGVDGVNAVLVETDREVQNLKLTLEGDAIDAEVVEETVEELGGTVHSIDEVVCGERVIEQSETPQDR; encoded by the coding sequence GTGACCGTACCGATACAGCGGCTCGTTCTCGATCTCCTGAAACCGCACGAACCGGGCATCGTCGAGTTCGCAGAGACCGTCGCGGCGTGTGACGGCGTCGACGGCGTCAACGCGGTGCTGGTGGAGACGGATCGCGAAGTGCAGAATCTCAAACTCACGCTCGAGGGCGACGCGATCGACGCCGAGGTCGTCGAGGAGACGGTCGAGGAACTCGGCGGGACGGTCCACTCGATCGACGAGGTCGTCTGCGGCGAGCGCGTGATCGAACAGAGCGAAACGCCCCAGGACCGCTGA
- a CDS encoding calcium-translocating P-type ATPase, PMCA-type: MSDPAHARDATEVLDDLETRWDGLSPEEASRRLEEYGENDVVRGEKRTSLDIFVAQFDSALIWVLLGAVVLSVWAGNTVDAVLISIIVVANGIFGFIQDYRAERSLESLRELAAPTATVRRDGEATEVDATELAPGDVVLLRGGDVVPADGRLLEATDLVVDEAALTGESVPVSKSSSPVDHETPLAERESMVYKGTNVARGKGVAVLTATGMETEVGAIAEELASTAETRTPLQEELDVLGRNLGIGVLVLAALVVPLLLVRGVGAIQAALTAVSLAVAAVPEGLPAVVTLTLALGVRKMTEADALVRRLPSVEALGSVDVVCTDKTGTLTKGQMTVSRLWLNDTVVDVQDREGEATDREELLLRIAALCNDSTADEGGPTERALVEVAEKRGLDVATLREEHPRTDEVPFSSERKWMGTVHDDVGYVKGAPEVVVSNCDRVLTADGPTAMTDDARDRIESRVQAFADDALRVLAMAYLEDPDDGEDLEDGLVFVGIVGMIDPPREEVADAVAATKRAGIAVNMVTGDNVRTARAIAESLGIGTSVLEGRDLEAMDDETLRERVEEVDVFARTSPSHKVRILRALQANGHDVAMTGDGVNDAPALKNADIGVAMGIRGTDVAKQASDIVLMDDNYATIERAVERGRAIFDNIWKFVAYLLSANVAEVALVFIASLYGYLILPAVQLLWINLMTDGLPALALGADPASEDVMDRPPREPDQGIVGKPMLGLIGGMGTVTTVVLLALMIYTLEGAPETTPYTMTMVFTGFVFLELLGLYVIRWLRDTPMLSNPWLSVAVVTSILLQLSVLYTPLNRYFGTVPLGLEDWALLVGVLVVCLPAYLGVATLVRRMVPNAPANR, from the coding sequence GTGTCCGATCCAGCACACGCTCGAGACGCGACCGAGGTTCTGGACGACCTCGAGACGCGATGGGACGGGCTGTCTCCCGAAGAAGCCAGTCGACGACTCGAGGAGTACGGCGAAAACGACGTCGTTCGGGGCGAAAAGCGGACGTCGCTCGACATCTTCGTCGCCCAGTTCGACAGCGCGCTCATCTGGGTGCTCCTGGGTGCCGTCGTCCTCTCGGTCTGGGCGGGAAACACCGTCGACGCTGTCCTGATCAGCATCATCGTCGTGGCGAACGGAATCTTCGGCTTCATTCAGGACTACCGGGCCGAACGAAGTCTCGAGTCGCTTCGGGAACTCGCCGCGCCGACGGCGACGGTCCGCCGAGACGGCGAGGCGACCGAGGTCGACGCCACGGAACTCGCCCCTGGCGACGTCGTCCTGTTGCGCGGCGGCGACGTCGTTCCCGCCGACGGCAGGCTACTCGAGGCGACCGATCTCGTGGTCGACGAGGCCGCACTCACGGGGGAGAGCGTGCCGGTCTCGAAGTCGTCGTCGCCGGTCGATCACGAGACGCCGCTCGCCGAACGCGAGAGCATGGTGTACAAGGGGACGAACGTCGCCCGCGGCAAGGGCGTCGCCGTACTCACGGCGACCGGCATGGAGACGGAAGTCGGCGCGATCGCGGAGGAACTGGCGTCGACGGCAGAGACGCGGACACCGCTGCAGGAGGAGCTGGACGTGCTCGGCCGCAACCTCGGAATCGGCGTGCTCGTGCTGGCTGCGCTCGTCGTCCCGCTGTTGCTCGTTCGAGGGGTCGGGGCGATCCAGGCCGCGCTTACCGCAGTGTCACTCGCCGTCGCCGCGGTCCCAGAGGGACTGCCGGCAGTGGTGACGCTCACCCTCGCGCTGGGGGTCCGGAAGATGACCGAGGCGGACGCGCTCGTCCGGCGTCTCCCGTCGGTCGAGGCGCTTGGCTCCGTGGACGTCGTCTGTACGGACAAGACGGGGACGCTCACGAAAGGCCAGATGACGGTCAGCAGGCTCTGGCTGAACGACACCGTCGTCGACGTCCAGGATCGAGAGGGCGAAGCCACCGATCGCGAGGAACTGCTCTTGCGGATCGCGGCGCTGTGTAACGACTCGACGGCCGACGAGGGCGGCCCGACCGAGCGGGCGCTCGTCGAGGTGGCCGAAAAGCGAGGACTCGACGTCGCGACGCTCCGCGAGGAGCACCCGCGGACCGACGAGGTCCCGTTCTCCTCCGAACGAAAGTGGATGGGGACCGTCCACGACGACGTGGGCTACGTCAAAGGTGCACCCGAAGTCGTCGTCTCGAACTGCGATCGGGTGCTCACCGCCGACGGCCCGACGGCGATGACCGACGACGCCCGCGACCGGATCGAGTCGCGGGTCCAGGCGTTCGCCGACGACGCCCTCCGCGTGCTGGCGATGGCGTACCTCGAGGACCCCGACGACGGCGAGGACCTCGAGGACGGACTCGTGTTCGTGGGGATCGTGGGCATGATCGATCCGCCCCGCGAGGAGGTCGCCGACGCGGTCGCGGCGACGAAACGCGCCGGCATCGCCGTGAACATGGTGACCGGCGACAACGTTCGGACGGCGAGAGCGATCGCAGAATCGCTGGGCATCGGGACGTCGGTACTCGAGGGTCGCGACCTCGAGGCGATGGACGACGAGACGCTTCGCGAGCGCGTCGAGGAGGTCGACGTCTTCGCCCGGACCTCGCCCAGCCACAAGGTTCGGATCCTGCGAGCACTGCAGGCGAACGGCCACGACGTCGCGATGACAGGTGACGGCGTCAACGACGCGCCGGCGCTGAAAAACGCCGACATCGGCGTCGCGATGGGGATTCGCGGGACCGACGTCGCCAAACAGGCCTCCGACATCGTCCTGATGGACGACAACTACGCGACGATCGAGCGCGCCGTCGAGCGCGGCCGGGCGATCTTCGACAACATCTGGAAGTTCGTCGCCTACCTCCTCAGCGCGAACGTCGCCGAGGTCGCGCTGGTCTTCATCGCCTCGCTGTACGGCTACCTCATCCTCCCCGCCGTCCAGCTACTGTGGATCAACCTGATGACCGACGGCCTGCCGGCGCTCGCCCTCGGGGCCGATCCCGCAAGTGAAGACGTGATGGACCGACCGCCACGCGAGCCCGATCAGGGAATCGTCGGCAAGCCGATGCTCGGGCTGATCGGCGGGATGGGGACCGTGACCACTGTCGTACTGCTCGCGCTCATGATCTACACTCTCGAAGGAGCCCCCGAGACCACGCCGTACACGATGACGATGGTGTTCACGGGCTTCGTCTTCCTCGAGCTCCTGGGGCTGTACGTCATCCGCTGGCTGCGCGACACGCCGATGCTGTCGAACCCGTGGCTCTCGGTCGCCGTCGTCACGTCGATCCTCCTTCAGCTGTCGGTACTGTACACGCCGCTGAATCGGTACTTTGGAACGGTTCCGCTCGGACTCGAAGACTGGGCGCTCCTCGTCGGCGTCCTCGTCGTCTGTCTCCCCGCCTATCTCGGCGTCGCGACTCTCGTCAGACGCATGGTGCCGAACGCGCCGGCCAATCGATGA
- a CDS encoding TMEM165/GDT1 family protein, which produces MATWVDVLVTAFVLQLLALPGEKGQLVIAGLATKYNPYAVVAGAATAFGGWTLLEIYLGQALQGALPELYLDVITAGLFVAFAIWILYSRIDDLTADASTSEPATNGDSDSVANGGQRTLEHASDAISSSTTGYLSSFSAMAFAEFGDKTQLVTISLAVQYGAHPAIWVGEMLAIVPVSLATALVFDRVAHYFNLVWVHRAAAAMFLLFAADIVAEYAFGVSVLPL; this is translated from the coding sequence ATGGCGACGTGGGTCGACGTCCTCGTGACGGCCTTCGTGTTGCAACTTCTCGCGCTCCCCGGCGAGAAAGGCCAGCTCGTGATCGCCGGGCTCGCAACGAAGTACAACCCGTACGCGGTCGTCGCCGGCGCAGCGACGGCGTTCGGTGGGTGGACGCTCCTCGAGATCTACCTGGGCCAGGCGCTTCAGGGAGCACTCCCGGAACTGTACCTCGACGTGATCACCGCGGGACTGTTCGTGGCGTTTGCGATCTGGATTCTGTACTCGCGGATCGACGACCTGACTGCCGACGCGTCGACGTCCGAACCCGCCACCAACGGCGATTCGGACTCCGTCGCGAACGGCGGCCAGCGCACACTCGAGCACGCGTCGGATGCTATCTCGTCGTCGACGACCGGCTACCTCTCGTCGTTCTCGGCGATGGCGTTTGCCGAATTCGGCGACAAGACCCAGCTCGTCACGATCAGCCTCGCCGTCCAGTACGGGGCACACCCCGCGATCTGGGTCGGCGAGATGCTCGCGATCGTTCCCGTGAGCCTGGCGACGGCGCTCGTGTTCGACCGGGTCGCACACTACTTCAACCTCGTGTGGGTTCACCGCGCGGCGGCAGCGATGTTTCTGCTGTTCGCAGCCGA